The following is a genomic window from Neurospora crassa OR74A linkage group III, whole genome shotgun sequence.
TTGTCATTGTTGCATCCACGGTCCGTCCAGTCCACTTGTTTAGACTTTGGGCTCCATCCAGGGGTCCCGACCCCCCGACGGACAACTTTCCAGACTGAGGCAAGCTCGGTGTTCGGGAGAGCGTTCCCGGAGGACGGGATTGGAgacgaggaaaagggagggaAAGGCGGGGTGACTGATGAATggtatacctacctacgatCACTTTTCTTTGTCGCCTTTGTCACTTTTTTGATGTTGTCTCCCCTGGAGCtaaccaccacgaccaccatgACCAAATTCCAGCCTCTCGGCGACTTTTGTGTGTTCAGCCCAATCGAGTtgatggggaagaaaagcCATTAGAAACGATCCGGACAgcaggagaagatgaagtgTTCGAAAGAGCCGCGgtcgatcttcttctttcacctGAATGTTCAAATTATGTGTCGGCCTTTGAAGCATTGAACTTGCTCATCTGACCTTTTCTTCAAATGATATTGTCATCCAtcgcccctcctccccctccccctccccctccatcACTCTTCTGTCCGGTAGATATgcgtcctcctcatctttcttctcctcctcatttCTTATTGCCTGTCGAAGTCCTTGTTACTCCTATGCACGTGTACGCAGGTAGTacaggaagaaaggaagacgcACGCAACCATTCCAACTCCATTCTATCCTTCCATTTCATCAGCTTGCTTCCCACGGGAAAGTCTTGTGAAACCAAGAcatatacacacacacacacaatgAAACGAACGGTAGGCGTCACGCCATTCCCGTTTGATTGTCGCCTGTCGCCTGTCGTTTCTGTTCTACAAGTTTCGCAAGTAAAATCCCGTCTTGTACTCGCTTTCTTTCTAGAAAAAGTCGTCTTCTCGGGGCCgattcctctttttttttttttttgggggggggggggggtcgggtttcttcctcctttaggcccaccaccacttacATATGTACAAGTCTGTACATAATATGCAAGCGATTTCGCTTTTACAACAACACAACCCTGGACACTCAGTAAGCTAAAGCTGTTTGACTCGCTCCATGCGTCTTGGCGTACATTTGCTACTATACCGTGTTAGGTAGGTCGATCCCTTGAAGCCTCGGCCCTATCGCGAATATGGTGACATTTTTCGACAGAAGGAATCGGCATTTGGGATCGTTTATGTCATGGCAACGGAGCCGCAATGTAAGTGTGTGTCGTGTTTAGGTTTGGGCAGCGGAGGCGGTGGAGAAAGTGAGGATGGACGACGAGGGCGGCCGGGCTGAAAGGATGGAgacggtgacggtgacggGGCCGGTACCTTTTGAGCCTCTTGCGGTAGAGAAGATGGTGGAGAAGAGagctgagagagagagagagagtcaTTGGAGCTAAGAGCGATCTCGGTCTCGACCTGGACTGCTGGGGCTGAAATGGTCGCCGGATATCGGTGAATGAATGCTACGCTGTTGGAGTCATAAAGAGTTCAGACCGTCGTCACATTGCATTTTTGCTCGTAAGAATCTCTTGAATTTGTCAGGTCTTCAAGGCTCCAGCAACTTCAATCACCTAGAGGCAAGAACATCACCCAccacacctcctcctcctccccaagaAATGGCCCAAAAGCCGAGACCATTCCTTTGTCTGCCGCTCCCGCGTCCCGTCCTGGGCGACCCCCTACCCCGCGCCAAGTCCCGAGGTTGGCGCAACGATCCTAGCACATCTGGTTGGTGGGATTTTGCggggaaagaaagatggACGGGAGTGAAGTGATTGACGCTAGCCTTTCCCGCTTTGTTCTAGCGTGCGTATGTGTCAACCTTTGTGTGTTTTGACGGTCACGGTGTTTGGACTCCGAAATACGGAGTTTTGAGAAGCCAACCTCCTGTGTTAATGTTTGGTTGAGTGCtgccccttttttttttaattcttcgAATGAATGATCTGCCTCCGAaaaaaatttctttcttcttttgtctttGAAAAAGCAAAATACCAtgtgaagaaaaaggagtCATAATGGTGGATCTTTCTTTGCAAAAGAAATTTTCATCATGACAGGACAGCTCCGCATGTCAGGCAGGTCCCAGACGACTGCTTGTTAGACTAGGTGTCCTCGATATCTCCATTACCGAAAATACCCCTTTAAGCTTTACCCCCAacttcaccaacaacactTGGGTTTTCCTCGGTGtttctaattcttcttccttctctcttaCCACataagaaaaacaaaagatgGAATCAAAGCAACGAGGACGAATGGCCGATGGATTGAAACAAAGAACAGTTGGAGATGGGAGATGGGCACAGTGACGGCCTGATAGGGTCATGCACGCCACGCCACTCAGACTGAATTCCGCTCTCATGATCGACACTTGAGCAGTCCAGCGGGTTCAGCTCGGAATGGTGCCGCGTCTCTACTTGGAttatatgtgtgtgtgtgtacgaGTGAAAGACAACCAGCGGCTGAGGAGCCTCAACAGCCCAGGTTCTCCCAAGAAAACCAGCTGAGAAAGCGAAGCTGAGGTGTTGGTTGGACCTCCTTCGTGGATTCCCATCATGGTACTTGCAAAAGTTTTGTTGGCAACCCAAACAAGCTTGATTCGACTCAAGTTGAAAGCTTAACAAAACTATGTAGTGTAACTAGGTGTCGATCATTGTTCCCCTTTGCAACCGACGATTTGGATATCATACAGTTTGGTATGTATCGAGATGGCGGGTTACTGTAGTCCCCTCCGGACTCGGTACCAACCACAGTCATCTTCACAAGCCGAACTTGAACTTCAAGTCCATGGCCCCGCAACTCCATCCGGTACTTCTTTCAAAGGCTCATTTCAGGTTGTGCACACTACATATAATTACACATGTAGCTCGTTAGACTGGAGTCTAGACTCAGCAGGATTCAAGCGGACTCAGCTCACTTCTCTTTTTAGTGTAGGTGGTGATCGTCTGTACATGACGATGCCGACCCGGTGGAGTGGTTCtgggtagtgtagtgtactgtgCGTGTTGGTTGTTtagttgtgtgtgtgtgtgtgtgtcatGTTGGTGAGGTACGTAGGATACATGACGCAGATCATCCTAGAAGGAAATCAGCTCTAATCTGATGTCATCTGATCGGAAATTCGTCGCTCGCCTGGGTTTGGTGCCATTATGTCCTACAATTTGCAAACTTCATATATGAATGATGGATGTGATTttcatcatcttccccaGACGGATGCGAATGCTTTTAGAATCATAACGTGCAGTTCGACTCGGTCGATCACGAAACTACAGATGCTTCACAGGCGCGTAGGCATATACCATATATCCCTGATGCGGATCCAACACAACTGGCAATCAAACATACGTGTGGACAGGTAGGTACATTTGGCATTTCATTCAGGTAcattcaatttttttttcaattcCGGAGGGAATATGGTAAAGGCCGTCGAAGAAGACGTAAGAAAAGAAGTGATCCCCACCCTGAGTTTTTGGTGAACAAACgtgagaacaagaagaagaggaatcgTCATCCAATTTCGTGAATTCGTTATTTTTGTGTGTCATCGGGTATTCCCCCAACCACCCCAAAGTACATCGACATTTGTATGTGGTTTATGGATGTGTGGCCGAGCATTAGTTCTGTGATTCTTCCGTACTACAGACGACGAAGGCGATaacaaaaaaagggaaacaaCCGGTTCTCCAAGCCATGCATGGTTTGTTGTAGGGTTCCAAGGTGGGGAAGGGGGGTTGCCCGTTGTGAGCGCTAGATGATGGTTATAGGTGACTGTTGAGTTGTCGCTGATAATGCCTGACTTATTATGCCCCAAGACACAAACATGAAGTTCTAATACATCTCTGTGTTGTTTTTAAATGGTCTTCCAGCATACAACAAGGAAAATAATATCCCCGAGTCTAAACACAATAATTCAAACCAGTAAAGGACGCTTAGATTCTGTTGTCCATGGTACCGCAAATTGTACTAGAGACAAACAGACTCTTCTTCGGGTATCTCTGGATGGGGTATCCGCGCAACAAAGTCCTCGACCTGACCCGCTCTCTTGCGCTGAAGAAGATAAAAAATGAAAATAAAAAAGCAGCAGAAAAAAGACCATCCGAGATAAACTAACTTAGACATTAAAACGGAGTGATAGTGTGTATGGTAGACCACAAGACGGGTATGATCGACTTGAACACTGGTAGAATACTGTGCCCTGTTCATCAGGCTTGTATCGGCTGTTTTAGTCATCTAGATCCATGTGCCTTGAAGGAGTGAGCACGGACGCTTCAGTCGGCTGCTCTGGCGTTTGCGGCAAGGGCTCTTGCTGCAGTTGAGGCTGTGATTGATGTGCCGAAGCCTGTTGGGGTTGAGGATGTTGTGACGAAGGCTGCTCTGGCTGGAGATTGGGCTGAACCTGGGCTGGAGATTCCTGCGCGACAGGTTGCATCTCGACCGACTGCACTTCAGTTTGGTAAAGTGCTGGGGGTTGCTGAGCTTGCAGCGGCTGGGGTTGAACTTGCTGGACAGGTTGAGCAGCAGATTGGATGGATGTCTGTGAATGTCCCGGTCCTGATTCCCGcatgggcggtggtggcatcGGAATATGCTCATCGCTATACCCATTTTCGCTTCCGTTGATCATCTCCCGCTTCAAATCAATGCTCTTGCGAATTCGTTCCCCAATGGATGCCGATCTACCATCATGTGCTGGTGGCGACTTGGTCCGTCTTAGCTCCGCTGTCTCCCTGTGCTCGCGGTACTTGTTTTTCAGCCAGTCGGCAATGTTTGACTTGCGGTATTCACTACTCTTGTCCCAGTCCCTGTCTCGGTCGCGGTCTCTGCCTTCTCTGGTTGCGTCGCTCATCATCGAACGGTCATCGAGGCTACTTATCATGCCCGCGTCAGAAACATCCCCGCTCATGCTTGCCCGGGGTCTGTGATGGAAATAACCAGAACTGCCTACAGAACTGTTGCTCCCCTCAGCCTGCGAATTCGAACCTAGCATACGCGGGGAAATAAGAGGCTGGCTAATGTTTAGAGGAGAATTTAAGGATATGCTGTCCTCCTTTTTCCTTGATAGGCgccaccgcctcctcttATCCCTGTCTGGGGATGCCACCTCTGGGCTAGCCAAACTAGCCGAAGTCTGCGTCTCAACCTGATCAGGATCAGACATATCGTTGTATGACGTGACCGAAGTCGGCGGCGATTCTCGTGGTTTGAGTTGTGCCTCAGAGGCATTGTGGGGATGCACGGTGGTTGAGGGCGTAGAAGGTACCTGGGATGCTTTCGGCGTAGAGTCGCTGGGGGAAGGCGCAGGTTGTCCGCCCGACACTACCGCATCAAGGTTTCCGGGCAAGGATGGAACTGTATCCATAGGATTCGCAGCTTCGACACTGGGcgatgctgttgctgagCGAGGAAGCGACATCGTCGAGCTATGAGCACTATAATGACCTCCGGCTCCTggcatcttcttcttcagcttgtTAGGCTGTCGAAGCTCGTTTTCCCCAGTGGGCGCTCTTTGGAAGATATTTGATATGTTGGGTATGCGGCGTTCCTTGGAGGGCGTTgcggcctcggcctcggcatcTGGCAGCTTTTCCTGACTCCTGGTAGCCGAGACAGAATGATTAGGGAGCAAACTCGAAGGAGCTGTGGATGTGGCTATGGATGGTACCGAAGATTCTTCCGGGGGTGTAGCGACCTCGTGAACAACCGCTGGCGCTGGTGGCAGTACTGTCGGCGTAGGAGGCGTAACTCCAGGAACTGACGGCGGGTGAACCGGCGTTAAGGGGCCGACTGGGGAACTAGACGCATCATATCGATGCGCGAATCTTCCGGGCGGCACGCGAGGCGATCGTTTCGATGGCAAGGTGTTGCTCCGGCCCAAACCTCCCGTAGGTGTGGAAGTCAATGCAGGGCTTCCAGGACTCGGTGCTCCATTCGAAGCAAGAGAACGCCTTGAGGATGTCGACTTATTTCTCCTAATCATGCCTTCCTTGGAAACACTTTCGGCTCCAGCGCTGGCATTTGATGCTGTCCGGTTCACCCCAGGTTGGTAGGTCTTTGGTGGCTCTGGGACGTTGATGGTAGGCGTCCCCTTCTGGACCTCCTGAACCGTCCTCTCATCGGCCGCTGTACCTTGCATGCCAATGAGGAAATGATCCTGGTTCTCGATGAGAAAAATGATGACGCATTGATTGAGGCGATACTCCTCGGGTGCCATAGCGTGGGCCGGATGTGAGAGCATGCCTGGCTGGAAAATGGCAGCCAGGTTCTGCGAGTTCATGCGGTTAACGTCGGACTTGGCGGCGAAGACGGCGAGCAAGTCCAAGATATAAAGCATCAGCTGGCGATTGAGTGGTGGCAACTCGGTAATCAGCTGCTGGTATCTGAGGATGGCGGCGTCCATGTCGAAATTTTCGACAAACTGGGGGCCATCGGTATCACCTGCGGCCTGCCTAGTGGCTCCTTTCAACGGTTTTCGAAACTCCTCATACAGTTCGAGAGGGACCACCGGCTCCGGGAGGTCGTTGAGGTAGCGACGGAGGACATTGGCGGCATCGTGAACTGTGTACCCATCCCACACCAACCCCTTGCCGTATCGGTCAGGCGAATCGAAGATGTGTTTGAGTTCCTTGATTCTTTTCTCTGAACCACTGAGACGAAAGATGCCCTCAACGTCGGTTGCTTGGATGAAAAGTTAGGACTCTCTAAAGGTATGCCACAGGATAAAAGGGGGGGAGAGGGCGGGGGGATGCTATACGAACCCTTTTCCTTCAAGAAAACACCACATTTGGCAACCACGATGGGGACGTAACCGTAGATGTAGCTTTTCCCATTTTCGTCGACAAGGGATATGGCAACATTGGCATACTTGATGCTATCGCGAAGGGGGACGCCAAAGATGCCTTTGGGCGGTTCTGCTACTACTGATTTGGTTTTAGCGGAGTCCTGCACCGGCCAGGGTCCATTTACGCCAGTACATCTTCTACTAAGACGCCAGTTCAGGAAGCGAGCAAGAGTGTCTAGTTGGAGAGGCTTCTCATAGAAAAGTGCGCCAGTAGACATCCGATTTAAGCTCACACTTGTTTGCTGAGATCGGGCATTCGCTCGGGCTGCGATGAGGAGCTCCTGCGCAACTATCTCCTGCAAGAGGGCCACAGCTTCCGGCAGGTCGCTTAGGCAGCCTTCTTTGTCCTCCGCAAATAAGGATGTTGATCGGTAGGGTTTAGATCTAGTGAACGGGGTGGCTATACCGTGTGCTTCCTGATGCTTCGAGGGTAGCTTAAAGCCTTTCCACCACGACTTGAGGTCTCGCTTTGTAGGGAGTGGAGGTTGCGGCTGGTGCGCAAAGGCACTGTAGGGATTGTATGCTCGATGCTGCGGCTGTGACAGCGACTGGGTATGCGAGTGCGAATGCGCCTGGGCCTGGgcctgtgcctgtgcctgtgTCCGTGCCTGTGCCTGAGCCTGTGCCTGAGCCTGAACATGGACCTgcgcttgcgcttgcgcCTGCGTCTGCGAGAAGTttggaggcggtggtggaggagcttGGGCGGGCGCGACGggcgcggcggcagcggcggcggacgTCATGGCGGTTGACGGCAATGACGGTGACCGTGTGACGACGGAGGAGGGATGGCGGGCGTGgtgacgggacgggacggtGCCGAATCAGTCGGGTGCCGGAAAGGCAGACGCTGAAGGAGGCGGTCGACAGTCACCCACGCGTGGCAGGAAAAGATGGCAAAACCGGACGACGTTGTGGACTCGAACTTGCAGGACTGGGAGACAATGACGGCGGAAGGGGCACGTTGAGCAACCGGGGGAATGCGCGTGGGGCAGCCGAGGCGAGGACGAGATGGGAGGATGCAGGCTTGCTTCAAACTGCCTGTCAGGCTAAAGTCTGTGCAGCAGTAACAGCAACACAAGCAGCGTGTAgtgtagcagcagcagcagcagcagcagcggcagcagcagcagcagcagtatgTACCGGTATCAAGGTCGGGCGAGGTAGGTCAAAGTTGTATGAAGGAGGTTTGTCTGCGACGCGATGCAGCTCGGAGTGCTGTAGTTGGACGCTGACGACTTGCCGGATAGTGGTTGGCAGTGGATATGGGATCCATGCAACTGAACTGAAGTGGAAATGCACCGCACGGTTTGACGGGGCGGCTGGCGGCAATGGAACCCTGTCTGGTCTTTGATTCTCTGGTTCCTGTCTTGACGTGACCAGTCCTGTcggttcctgttcctgttcctgttcctgctcGCCCACTTCCTTGGCCAGGCTGATCGAAGCCAGTTAGGTGGAGGACCCGCGCACTGGAACCTAAGCCGGGGGGTGGCTGGCGAGCTGAAAGCCCTTCCGGATGTACCAAGGGCGTGGATTGTCGCAATGGAtgaaaaaggagaaggaagggaacgCGGACCCGGTCGTCGAAGGGCTTCAACCTGGTCGCAAAGCTGTTTGCTCAGGAGATGGCTCCGTACAGACGGTATAGACGGTATAGGGCGCCGGGAGAAAGGGGGGGCTGTGTGGGAGGGGATCTCGGAAGATCTGGTTCGTCGCCGGGGCGACCGGGACGTCGGGTGTCTTTGCTTTCGTCTCGTCTGGGTCCCGTCTGTTTCGTCCTGTATACCTTAGGGTACCCGTTTTCCCCGTGTAGTGAGTGAATGGTGCTGGTAACACTGCTGACCAAGGTGGGTGGCCGATCTGGCCGGCAGGGAGGGAGAGTGGCAGGTAGGTAACTGGACGTTGTATGTCGTTCAGTCCAATGCATCCGCCGCATACAGAATGGAACAACTGAACCAAAGaggaaagcaaaaaaaaatgacacacaaaaaaaaaagtttaaaaaaaaaaaagatggccGGGCCCTTTGACAACTTGAACTGAAGCTGTGGCTTTCAtttgcttccacttccccctCACAACTGAGAAAACGATTTGGGAAAGAGCAACAGGGGATCAATGGCTTCCATTCCGTCTCCGGGGCGGTTTCACCCACTGTGTGGATGTCTTTTTGTCCACACTGTATTTTGGCAGTGCAGTGCCGGCCGCTGCAGCACTCCAGTCGCATGTTGacttggtttttttttttctttttttttttctttttttttttttttttttctttttttatcaTCATTATTATCTCTTACAAGTTACTGTGCCACGACCCATCCGATCCCTTTTCCTGCCACATTGATTTGGAATGTCGTGCCTTAACTCATCCTGAAGGTCCTGTGTTTACAACTGAACAATGCCGGAAAATACAACCGAGATCGCAAGTCAGTCTCTTGACCTACTTCTATCTGTTACGGTTGAGGGTTTCACACCGACAAATAATTGTAGAGTTATCCAGGATAGCCAGTGTTCCAACCTGAGTCTGCAACGTCTCTTGCTGCAATGGAAAGCAACCATGTCCTGGCAACGGCTGTGCTCGCCTCTGATATACCATCAGACTGTCTGCTGTCCCCTGGCATTAGTgcagaggtaccttacctgcTACATACAGGAGGTAGACAATGTACACTACTCTAGACTTCAATGGCACAGGTCTAGATCCTGTCATGGTACAACCTTACATCTCCAACCTTTTCGGTCTTCGATCTCCGGCTTTCCACCGTCGTCGGATGGGAGGGGATATTCTAGACTATTGACTGTTGTCTTGGATGTTCGACTGCTCAATTTGTGTCAGACATGGGCATCCACGAGAAGATGGCGGGTGTTTTCTCCTAACTAAACCTTCGCGTACATGCACCTTGCTTCCAACTAAGTGTCAGATCCACCACAGCACATGACCCTAATCCAGAGTTCCACTTgacttttactttattacagTAGTGCATGTCAATGAACAGTTGAAACAAAACCGTCTGTCATGATGGGATTTGGACATTGTTGTATGACAAGATCGACGAACAATTAGGTTGGGACTGCGTTCGACAACAGGAAAGGACGGAATGACGTACTACCTACTAGGTCAGCGTAAAGGTACCACCAAGTGCAAGTGTTTCTCACTCACTGCAGCGGGTAACATCCATACTACTACGGCGACTCGGTGCAGTGCGCAGCACGCAGCACGCAGTGGGTGTAACCGGGCGGCGCACAGGGCAGGCGTCGTTccctttccactttccatGTCCTTTTGTGCTGGACAGCGTTTTTAGTTTGAAATATTTCAGTTTTCTCAGACAGTCCTTAGCTGGTGTGGAGAGGGGATCATGATGCTTTACTTTTGTTCTCTCCATTATCCAATATCGTCGTGGATGTTCTCTTCACTTTATTGCGCTCCAACCTCTCTGTTCAACAGCAGCCCAGCCACCATTTTGCCTACAAAAATCCACCTTGAATTGTCAAGTGCTGGAAAACTGCCCCAGGATTTCACGATGCCGCCAATCCATGATTCCAAATATAGTACCTACATACACAGTGCTCGCACGAATCATGTTCCCCAAGGCACAAGATCCCGCCGTTCAAGTTCGTTGTTCTCACACCAAACTGTAAACTCAAAAATTACAACAGCAAAGACAAATAGCGTACGCAGTCCACGACACCACAATGAATACCCAACGAAGCTTGCAGAAAGGACACGAATGGCGAAGCGTGCATCGTCGTCACTTTCGCCTCTccaaaaaaggaaagattCCCAACGCTTAGAGTTGCTGGCTGCTCACCTGACAGGTCAAAGGCCTTGCAAGGGTCCAAGAGGTGCCCACGATACTACACCCCATCTGTCCACAACTTGAATCATGGAAGGCTTTTTGAAGCCGCGATCGTCTCTGATCGCCCAGCTGGGACCGCAGCCGGTATTCAAAGTCCAGACTCAATTGGACTGTCACTATGACCAACGACTGCTTTCCCCGTACAGTCGCGTGGTTTCCCAAGACTCCAACGCACATCATTCCTGGCACGCCCGCAAGAGCTCGGAAACCCTAAGGCTGCGTTTGTTCTCGTACAGTTGCCGTATAAACCGCCTCATACGGCCATTTCTATACGATAACCGTACAAAATAGCAATCATTTGGTCGGTTGCCGTACAGAAATGCAATCTGCGACCCTCTTATGTTAGCCTCGTTCAGCCTTGgccgggttagggttatatataGCTAGAAAACCGTATAGATTTAACATCGCCGTATAAAATCACCAAAATACAAACTAACCCTTAAAAACCGTAGTacgctatatatttatagtttatattctACAATACCTTGTACTTTAGGGATTTTAATGCAGTTGGTTAACGTTTGTACCTCTATAGCTCCCTATAAGAACCCTATcccctattttaataataaattatctttttttacctatatattatatttttaaacctCAATACTAGcaaaataaatagtaataacctatttatcctttttaaagACCGGTTTAAATCTCTTTTATaagattattttaaaaatattcttcttattaataatatttttattactatagtactacttatacttaaaaataaggtcgataataatatagtagaaaacatctagtaataaatagatatagtTGGAATTGTTGTATTTATTGCTTAGCGATATAATTTTGTCCCTTCCATCCCTAATCTTCGATTgcgctataatatattatatattgagCTATATAAACGAATTTAGGAAGCTCTCTATTGGTTACCGCCgtataatttctaaaaatatttttaaataaagagagtAACGTTTTAAAAGttctataactattttattcgCAAGGGTAGGTTGGAGGATAGTAAATAGAttcttactttatttaaattattaatagcgttcgaaatccttaattagagcgaagttataaatataattacccgAAATTACCGTTATAGTATAGagactatttataaattagtagcctttaatattatattatatattactaacttaatttattatattagaatcttctataaggttattttagtgttaaagtaattaataattataattatagtacctcCTACTCCTAAAACTTAGGATAAAATCCGGatatcttctaaatatttcctatattttaaatattattttagtactattaatagaaagtatTTCGCTATAAAGGTActtaagaataaataaactacttatatttattataagaaatttatttcctAGAATATATTCGGTACGGTCGATATAGTAGGccggtttatatatatttataccgGTTAGGAGGGTTTAGCGTATAACGGCCGGGTTTTCTAcgatactattttaaataattttttaatattagaggggtggtattatattactaattcggcCTTCAGTTGTAAAAAGAGATTATTAGGGCTATATATAGGTActcaatactatttatacaatattaatatacactATAAAAAGGAGTTATTCAACCGGTTGTATAGCGAATtccgtataattattaaaatcgccTAGGGTATAATTGTTCGaaagtaagtaatttattaaattactcctAAATATTCCGTTCGaacctatacttatattattatttatactattgctttatataacttcctattataatataggaatattaatatagagatcGAATTTCGCGTAGAGCTGTTAATCGATTAAGAAGCGAGTTAgctacctatatttaatttaaataatttctaatacaataaatttacttataagaataaaaacCAGATAGTAAAGTTGAggaatagtatagtaatttagttGTAGgcaaattaaatagtagtataattcctatttctttccttttttcttttttctccctatagttaaatagggaatatactatttacccgcctctacctataatatatcctatttacCCGTAGGTAGTAGGTTAAAGGATACGGTActaatttacccttttattagattaaagttttattttagattaataattatattaattatagggagaagaaaagaaaaagggaaaaaaggatAGAAGGGGAATCcttaggtttataatatatagtattatatttatttacccgcCTTAACTTAGATTATTACCTATTTGCCCGTAGGtagtaggattaatataatattagcacCTTCTAACGGTTTAGGTCTTATACACgacttataatttagaagtataatttagggggtagaggaggggggtgcGACTAGGAGGGGGATATAATTAGGAGGGtagaaatagataattaacAATAAATTCGCCTTAATAACGTAAAACTACATTCTTTTAAATCGCTATATTAAACGTATAGTTTAATAGCCGGTTCGGtcttttacttaataattaggcATTCGTATAAAGTAACCTTCTTGGCCGGTACTTCATTAGCCTCCCTTTTAGCTGGTACTTCGTTAGGATTCTTCTTCGCCGGTATTTCGTCTATTGAAATCCGTTgcttatagtagtattaatattcttcaaattaataatttactttcttagcaataataatctatataattaaagaaataataaaatttaagagGTTTGTTAAAAACTTACAGCACCTACAgcctaaattttaataataatctttattacATAATCTTAGAgagtagttattaattaatttattaatttattagaaatttacaATACTTATAGCTTGAGTTTCGGCAATAATCTTCATTACGTAATTTTA
Proteins encoded in this region:
- a CDS encoding rho GTPase activator, variant 2, producing the protein MTSAAAAAAPVAPAQAPPPPPPNFSQTQAQAQAQVHVQAQAQAQAQARTQAQAQAQAQAHSHSHTQSLSQPQHRAYNPYSAFAHQPQPPLPTKRDLKSWWKGFKLPSKHQEAHGIATPFTRSKPYRSTSLFAEDKEGCLSDLPEAVALLQEIVAQELLIAARANARSQQTSVSLNRMSTGALFYEKPLQLDTLARFLNWRLSRRCTGVNGPWPVQDSAKTKSVVAEPPKGIFGVPLRDSIKYANVAISLVDENGKSYIYGYVPIVVAKCGVFLKEKATDVEGIFRLSGSEKRIKELKHIFDSPDRYGKGLVWDGYTVHDAANVLRRYLNDLPEPVVPLELYEEFRKPLKGATRQAAGDTDGPQFVENFDMDAAILRYQQLITELPPLNRQLMLYILDLLAVFAAKSDVNRMNSQNLAAIFQPGMLSHPAHAMAPEEYRLNQCVIIFLIENQDHFLIGMQGTAADERTVQEVQKGTPTINVPEPPKTYQPGVNRTASNASAGAESVSKEGMIRRNKSTSSRRSLASNGAPSPGSPALTSTPTGGLGRSNTLPSKRSPRVPPGRFAHRYDASSSPVGPLTPVHPPSVPGVTPPTPTVLPPAPAVVHEVATPPEESSVPSIATSTAPSSLLPNHSVSATRSQEKLPDAEAEAATPSKERRIPNISNIFQRAPTGENELRQPNKLKKKMPGAGGHYSAHSSTMSLPRSATASPSVEAANPMDTVPSLPGNLDAVVSGGQPAPSPSDSTPKASQVPSTPSTTVHPHNASEAQLKPRESPPTSVTSYNDMSDPDQVETQTSASLASPEVASPDRDKRRRWRLSRKKEDSISLNSPLNISQPLISPRMLGSNSQAEGSNSSPR